From the genome of Deltaproteobacteria bacterium, one region includes:
- a CDS encoding glycosyltransferase family 4 protein, with product MKYNVALLHYSCPPVVGGVEEIIRQQASLLGRYYHNVKVFAGDGGIFSDNIEIEINPLLGSRNRQVQSAHQSGFEGNDERLETLTKKIYEYFLRTLKGFDVLVAHNVLTMPYNLPLSSALHRIGREGLIPIISWNHDSPYFYPDYPGHLDLFPWNILKRAYAGIHYVVISESRREMFADLYGSMKELHVIPNGIDPFDFFLLESNTVRIIKEQRLFEAEFIMVQPSRLHRRKNMELSIRVTRALHDLGLKARLLITGAHDPHEPKSLKYYRELKNLAMELGVEKDVLIIAEYVFKSGEKMSADRITIRDFYLISDILLLPSLQEGFGIPLLESGMIKLPIVCSSIPPFLEIGGEDVCLFDPEDPPEDIARKILEFVGGLKPHRMFRKVIRNYAWDNIYHEKLLPLLEYVVGRYRDSSRWAFRP from the coding sequence ATGAAATACAACGTGGCGCTCCTGCATTATTCCTGCCCCCCTGTGGTCGGGGGTGTCGAGGAAATCATCCGGCAACAGGCCTCACTTCTCGGGCGCTATTATCACAACGTCAAGGTATTCGCCGGAGACGGGGGGATTTTCTCCGATAATATCGAAATCGAAATCAACCCTTTACTAGGATCCAGGAATCGCCAGGTCCAAAGCGCCCATCAATCGGGTTTCGAGGGGAACGATGAAAGGCTGGAGACCCTTACAAAAAAAATATACGAGTATTTTCTCCGTACGCTGAAGGGATTCGACGTCCTGGTCGCCCATAACGTACTCACCATGCCCTATAACCTGCCCCTCAGCTCCGCCCTTCACCGGATCGGCAGGGAGGGTCTCATCCCCATTATCAGCTGGAATCACGATTCCCCCTATTTTTACCCTGACTATCCCGGGCATCTCGATCTCTTCCCCTGGAATATCCTGAAGCGGGCCTATGCCGGGATCCATTACGTGGTCATCTCGGAGAGCCGCAGAGAGATGTTCGCTGACCTTTACGGCTCCATGAAGGAACTACATGTCATCCCCAACGGGATCGATCCCTTTGATTTTTTCCTGTTGGAGTCCAACACTGTGCGAATCATCAAGGAACAACGCCTTTTCGAGGCGGAGTTCATCATGGTTCAGCCCTCCCGCCTCCACCGTCGAAAAAACATGGAGTTGTCGATCCGGGTAACCCGGGCCCTGCACGACCTGGGCCTCAAGGCCCGGTTGCTGATCACCGGCGCCCACGATCCCCACGAGCCGAAAAGCCTGAAATATTACCGTGAATTGAAAAACCTCGCCATGGAACTGGGAGTCGAAAAGGACGTCCTGATCATTGCGGAGTACGTATTTAAAAGCGGGGAAAAGATGTCCGCGGACCGTATCACCATCCGCGACTTCTATCTCATCTCCGACATCCTTTTACTGCCGAGCCTCCAGGAGGGTTTCGGCATTCCCCTCCTGGAATCAGGCATGATCAAACTTCCCATCGTCTGCTCAAGCATCCCCCCTTTCCTGGAAATCGGGGGGGAGGATGTGTGTCTTTTCGATCCGGAGGATCCCCCCGAAGATATAGCCCGGAAGATACTGGAGTTTGTCGGAGGGCTGAAACCCCATCGGATGTTCAGGAAGGTCATAAGGAATTACGCATGGGACAATATCTACCACGAAAAACTCCTGCCCCTGCTTGAATACGTCGTGGGCCGTTACAGGGATTCCTCCCGCTGGGCATTCAGGCCGTGA
- a CDS encoding glycosyltransferase family 4 protein, with the protein MVRGKHFKRIGFISTRIAGTDGVSLEIEKWGAVLERNGFQCFYFSGENDRPPERCMLVEEAHFLHPDILEIHDNCYGVHVRSEETTKKIHQLREYLKDKIHAFVRDFEIDLLIPENALAIPLNIPLGLALVEFIAETGFPAIAHHHDFAWERERFLVNAVGDYLAWAFPPNLPSIQHVVINSIASQQLSYRKGISNTVIPNVYDFANPPPPPSPSSCEEIRRKIGLEEGETFILQPTRVVPRKWIERSLEIVNLMDLTRPVLVVTHSEEDEGDVYNERIREYARNLGVQLVSIEHLVGPDEEYNNHSGKRYTIGDVYQCADLVCYPSGYEGFGNAFLETIYYRKPIVVNRYSTYIADIEPKGFDTITIEGFVTGHTIERIREILEDSDKREEMVKKNYRLGAHYFSYEILERYLRHLIDVLEMQNGRPG; encoded by the coding sequence TTGGTCCGCGGCAAGCATTTCAAAAGGATTGGATTCATTTCCACCAGGATCGCAGGAACGGACGGGGTCTCCCTGGAGATCGAAAAGTGGGGAGCCGTGCTTGAGAGGAACGGTTTCCAGTGCTTCTACTTTTCAGGTGAAAACGATCGTCCACCTGAAAGGTGTATGCTCGTGGAAGAGGCCCATTTCCTGCACCCCGACATCCTTGAAATCCATGATAATTGCTACGGGGTGCACGTCAGGTCGGAAGAGACCACCAAAAAAATCCACCAGCTTCGAGAATACCTCAAGGACAAGATCCATGCCTTTGTCCGGGACTTCGAAATAGACTTGCTTATCCCAGAGAATGCCCTGGCTATCCCCCTGAATATCCCGCTGGGCCTTGCGTTGGTGGAATTCATCGCAGAGACCGGCTTTCCCGCCATCGCCCACCACCACGACTTCGCCTGGGAAAGGGAGCGGTTCCTGGTCAACGCCGTTGGTGATTACCTGGCATGGGCCTTTCCTCCCAATCTTCCATCCATACAACACGTTGTCATCAACTCCATTGCGAGCCAGCAACTAAGCTACCGCAAGGGGATTTCGAACACCGTGATCCCGAATGTTTACGACTTCGCAAATCCACCCCCCCCGCCCTCCCCGTCCTCCTGTGAGGAAATACGGCGGAAGATCGGCCTGGAAGAAGGAGAAACCTTTATTTTGCAACCCACCCGGGTCGTTCCCAGGAAATGGATCGAGCGGAGCCTGGAGATCGTCAACCTCATGGACCTCACCCGTCCCGTCCTCGTGGTCACCCATTCCGAAGAGGATGAGGGAGATGTTTACAATGAGCGCATCCGCGAGTATGCTCGAAACCTCGGGGTTCAACTGGTATCCATCGAACACCTCGTAGGGCCGGATGAGGAGTACAACAACCATTCAGGAAAACGATACACCATAGGGGACGTATACCAGTGCGCCGACCTGGTCTGCTATCCGTCAGGTTACGAAGGGTTCGGGAACGCCTTCCTGGAGACCATTTACTACCGCAAACCGATCGTGGTCAACCGGTACTCCACTTACATCGCGGACATCGAACCTAAAGGGTTTGACACCATAACCATCGAGGGGTTCGTGACCGGTCATACGATCGAAAGGATACGGGAGATCTTGGAAGATTCGGATAAAAGGGAAGAGATGGTGAAGAAAAATTACCGGTTGGGGGCCCATTATTTTTCCTATGAAATCCTCGAACGCTATCTCCGCCATCTGATCGATGTCCTTGAAATGCAAAACGGGAGACCGGGATGA
- a CDS encoding DUF169 domain-containing protein — protein sequence MTRFYRLTRRLIEAMEVPDLEIPMAGITLFRKEDSIPGDLLQFSPLNETVTSCHAARCATLGDAVYLTEENIGCIAAAISLGLVDRDQSVPLEGPRVYTEIMRENSGRKEDFTPPSPAEFTNGTVYACKDAEREEYALFGRDDSGRYRKRETARRATSEMMAIQPPTVQGVFYFSPDFDEVEVLPDIVFMSLRPVELCRVIQGYQFLTGRRTQADIAGLRAGCSDLIARPYLTGKINFSPYCLGARLIARFEADRMGLGIPFSEFEIMVRGTEESKTGFPFSRYPGAVPEKGPGINDVCLDPVSDRKKG from the coding sequence ATGACCCGATTTTACCGATTGACCCGGCGGCTCATAGAGGCCATGGAAGTACCTGATCTCGAGATCCCCATGGCCGGCATCACCCTTTTCAGGAAGGAAGACTCAATCCCCGGTGATCTCCTTCAGTTCAGCCCATTGAATGAAACAGTCACCTCGTGCCATGCCGCCAGGTGCGCCACCCTTGGAGACGCCGTATATCTCACAGAAGAAAATATCGGATGTATCGCGGCCGCAATCAGCCTCGGCCTCGTCGATCGGGACCAGTCCGTACCCCTTGAAGGGCCGAGAGTATACACCGAGATCATGCGCGAGAACAGCGGAAGGAAGGAAGATTTCACACCGCCTTCCCCTGCGGAGTTCACGAACGGCACGGTCTATGCCTGCAAGGATGCCGAACGTGAGGAATACGCCCTTTTCGGCAGGGACGATTCCGGGAGATACCGAAAGCGGGAGACGGCCCGCCGGGCCACCTCAGAGATGATGGCCATTCAGCCACCGACGGTCCAGGGCGTGTTCTATTTCTCACCCGATTTCGACGAGGTGGAGGTCCTCCCCGACATCGTTTTCATGTCCCTTAGACCCGTGGAACTCTGCCGGGTGATTCAGGGCTACCAGTTCCTCACGGGGCGAAGGACCCAGGCCGACATCGCCGGGCTGCGTGCTGGCTGCTCCGATCTGATCGCAAGGCCCTATCTTACCGGAAAGATCAACTTTTCCCCCTATTGTCTGGGGGCGAGGCTCATTGCGCGTTTTGAAGCTGACAGAATGGGTCTTGGCATCCCTTTTTCCGAGTTCGAGATCATGGTCCGCGGCACCGAAGAGTCGAAAACTGGCTTCCCTTTTTCCCGCTACCCGGGGGCTGTTCCGGAAAAAGGACCTGGGATCAATGATGTGTGTTTAGACCCTGTCTCGGACAGGAAAAAAGGGTGA
- a CDS encoding thymidylate synthase, whose product MNSEERLEFIEARDLPDAWFQCVYRLLDTGREYRIDRGSYQGQKRLEFDYVTVHIKFPGVRPLLPDIPPSLGIPNPVAEGYLEEYLPYLMTSAKRPGEDYTYGQYLEKQIEEVIRMYREDGHGTNQAYMTVGEPDALFLKDPPCLRGIDTRVMEGKLHFFVYFRSWDLWNGFPANLGALQLLKEYMAASIGVEDGEIIAASKGLHLYDYVWELARLRTMRDNPSALSREK is encoded by the coding sequence CTGAATTCAGAGGAGAGGCTTGAATTCATCGAAGCGCGAGACCTTCCAGATGCCTGGTTTCAGTGTGTGTACAGGTTGCTCGATACCGGACGGGAGTACCGGATCGACAGGGGGAGTTATCAGGGGCAGAAGCGCCTGGAGTTTGATTACGTGACCGTTCATATTAAGTTCCCGGGTGTAAGGCCCCTTCTGCCCGACATCCCACCCTCCCTGGGTATTCCAAATCCGGTGGCGGAGGGATACCTGGAGGAGTACTTGCCCTACCTCATGACCTCAGCCAAGCGGCCGGGCGAGGACTATACTTACGGACAGTACCTGGAGAAGCAGATCGAGGAAGTCATTCGTATGTACCGGGAGGACGGCCACGGCACTAACCAGGCCTATATGACCGTGGGGGAGCCGGACGCTCTTTTTCTGAAGGATCCTCCCTGCCTCCGGGGGATCGATACCCGGGTGATGGAGGGGAAACTTCATTTCTTCGTATACTTCCGATCCTGGGACCTTTGGAACGGCTTTCCCGCCAACCTGGGTGCCCTTCAGCTCCTCAAGGAGTACATGGCAGCGAGTATCGGTGTGGAGGACGGTGAGATCATCGCGGCGAGCAAAGGGCTTCATCTCTACGATTACGTATGGGAACTGGCCAGGCTGAGGACCATGCGCGACAACCCTTCGGCCCTTTCCAGGGAGAAGTGA